Proteins encoded within one genomic window of Brenneria nigrifluens DSM 30175 = ATCC 13028:
- the aroG gene encoding 3-deoxy-7-phosphoheptulonate synthase AroG codes for MNYQNDDLRIKEIKELLPPVALLEKFPATDHAAETVSLARSAIHKILNRNDDRLLVVIGPCSIHDSEAAKEYAARLLKLRHELSDDLEVVMRVYFEKPRTTVGWKGLINDPHMDHSFQINDGLRIARRLLLDINDAGMPAAGEFLDMITPQYLADLMSWGAIGARTTESQVHRELASGLSCPVGFKNGTDGTIKVAIDAINAASAPHCFLSVTKWGHSAIVNTSGNRDCHIILRGGKTPNYSAEHVKEVKSGLEKAGLPPQVMIDFSHANSSKQFKKQMEVGEDVGRQIAQGEKAIVGVMVESHLVEGNQNLESGEPLVYGKSVTDACIGWEDTEVLLRRLAAAVRDRRSR; via the coding sequence ATGAATTACCAAAATGATGATTTAAGGATTAAAGAGATTAAGGAACTTTTGCCGCCGGTGGCGCTGCTGGAGAAATTCCCGGCTACCGACCATGCGGCAGAAACGGTATCGCTCGCGCGTTCCGCCATTCACAAAATCCTTAACCGCAATGACGACCGCCTGCTGGTGGTTATCGGCCCTTGCTCTATTCACGACTCTGAAGCCGCCAAGGAATATGCCGCCCGCCTGCTTAAGCTGCGTCATGAACTGAGTGACGATTTGGAAGTGGTGATGCGGGTTTATTTTGAAAAGCCGCGCACCACGGTCGGATGGAAAGGGTTGATTAACGATCCTCATATGGATCACAGCTTCCAGATCAATGACGGTCTGCGCATTGCCCGCCGGTTGCTGCTGGATATCAATGATGCCGGCATGCCCGCCGCGGGCGAGTTTCTGGATATGATCACCCCGCAATATCTGGCGGACCTGATGAGCTGGGGCGCTATCGGCGCCCGGACCACCGAATCCCAGGTGCACCGCGAGCTGGCTTCCGGCCTGTCTTGCCCCGTCGGTTTCAAGAACGGCACCGACGGCACCATCAAGGTGGCGATCGACGCGATTAACGCCGCCAGCGCGCCGCACTGCTTCCTGTCGGTCACCAAGTGGGGACATTCGGCCATCGTGAATACCAGCGGCAACCGTGATTGCCACATTATTCTGCGCGGCGGCAAAACGCCGAATTACAGCGCGGAGCACGTTAAAGAGGTTAAGAGCGGCCTGGAAAAAGCCGGGCTGCCGCCTCAGGTGATGATCGACTTCAGCCACGCGAACAGCAGCAAGCAGTTCAAAAAGCAGATGGAGGTGGGTGAAGACGTCGGCCGCCAGATCGCGCAGGGCGAAAAAGCGATTGTGGGCGTGATGGTGGAAAGCCATCTGGTGGAAGGCAACCAGAACCTGGAAAGCGGCGAGCCGCTGGTATACGGCAAGAGCGTGACGGATGCTTGTATCGGCTGGGAAGATACCGAGGTGCTGCTGCGCCGCCTGGCGGCCGCGGTGCGCGATCGTCGCAGTCGGTAA